The Corylus avellana chromosome ca8, CavTom2PMs-1.0 genome has a segment encoding these proteins:
- the LOC132189475 gene encoding RNA-binding KH domain-containing protein PEPPER: protein MAIPEAGENGSGNAPESDPQTLPSEDPTTTTAAEPSSTSTETPATAPTEPDPTAHNLESESAPASEPPASASPAEKRWPGWPGDCVFRLIVPVLKVGSIIGRRGDLIKKMCEETRARIRVLDGAVGTPDRVVLISGKEEPEAALSPAMDAVIRIFKRISGLSESEGDSKASGAAGVPFASIRLLVASTQAINLIGKQGSLIKSIQESTGASVRVLSGDEVPLYVAADERIVELQGETLKVLNGLEAVVGHLRKFLVDHSVLPLFEKSYAAPVSQDRIVDTWPDKSSQHTASQTPVATDYPHSVSTMRDSLYLDRDTHLESQLLPSGISLYGHDPMMSGIRSSGLGRAGAPIVTQITQTMQIPLSYADAILGPKGSNIALIRRSSGATLSVQESRGLPDEITVEIKGTSSQVQTAQHMIQEAINSHNEPVTSSYGGIDTGLRYSYSQLGSTSYPSSAFSSQSYGGYGSSSLGGYSTFRL from the exons atggcGATTCCCGAAGCCGGCGAGAATGGGTCCGGCAACGCCCCGGAATCCGACCCGCAAACTCTCCCATCCGAAGACCCAACCACTACCACAGCAGCCGAACCCTCTTCCACAAGCACCGAAACCCCGGCCACTGCCCCGACAGAGCCCGACCCAACAGCTCATAACCTCGAGTCCGAGTCAGCTCCCGCGTCAGAGCCTCCGGCTTCAGCTTCCCCCGCGGAGAAAAGGTGGCCGGGATGGCCCGGGGACTGCGTGTTCCGGCTCATCGTGCCGGTCCTCAAGGTCGGTAGCATCATCGGTCGTAGGGGAGATCTCATCAAAAAGATGTGCGAGGAGACCCGTGCCCGCATTCGCGTCCTCGACGGCGCCGTCGGCACTCCAGATCGCGTT GTGCTGATATCGGGAAAGGAAGAACCAGAGGCAGCTCTTTCCCCTGCAATGGATGCTGTCATACGAATTTTCAAACGGATCTCTGGATTATCTGAGAGTGAGGGCGATTCTAAAGCATCTGGAGCTGCTGGTGTTCCATTTGCTTCAATCCGGTTACTGGTGGCATCCACACAAGCTATTAATTTAATTGGTAAACAAGGCTCGTTAATTAAATCTATACAGGAGAGCACTGGCGCTTCTGTCAGAGTATTGTCAGGAG ATGAGGTGCCACTCTATGTTGCTGCAGATGAGAGGATTGTGGAATTGCAGGGAGAAACTTTAAAGGTTCTCAATGGTCTAGAAGCTGTAGTGGGTCACCTGAGGAAGTTTTTGGTTGATCATAGTGTTCTTCCTCTTTTTGAAAAGAGT TATGCTGCTCCTGTCTCACAAGATCGCATAGTAGATACCTGGCCTGACAAGTCATCACAGCATACTGCTTCTCAAACTCCAGTTGCTACTGATTATCCTCACTCAGTCTCCACAATGAGGGATTCTCTATACCTTGACCGTGATACTCATTTGGAGTCTCAACTCCTGCCTTCGGGAATTTCACTCTATGGACACGATCCTATGATGTCTGGAATACGTTCATCAGGACTTGGTCGTGCTGGTGCTCCTATTGTTACTCAG ATTACACAAACAATGCAAATCCCACTGTCTTACGCCGATGCTATCCTTGGGCCTAAAGGGTCTAATATTGCACTCATTCGGCGTAGTAGTGGAGCAACGTTAAGTGTGCAAGAGAGCAGGGGACTACCGGATGAAATCACTGTGGAAATTAAAGGGACCTCATCACAGGTTCAGACAGCTCAACATATGATTCAG GAAGCAATAAATTCTCACAATGAACCAGTTACAAGCAGCTATGGTGGGATAGATACTGGTTTAAGGTATTCATACTCTCAGTTGGGCAGTACATCTTACCCGTCATCGGCGTTTTCATCACAATCATATGGTGGGTATGGATCTTCCAGTTTAGGAGGCTACAGTACTTTCAGGCTTTGA
- the LOC132189945 gene encoding uncharacterized protein LOC132189945 — protein MPTLNLFTNFPVDAVVASDILKDATKAVSKIIGKPESYVMILLNGGVPIAFAGTEEPAAYGELISIGGLGPSVNGKLSSTIAEILQTKLSIDSSRFYIKFYDVERSFFGFNGSTF, from the exons atgccaACCTTGAATCTGTTCACGAACTTTCCAGTGGATGCAGTGGTGGCCTCCGACATTCTCAAGGATGCCACCAAAGCTGTCTCCAAAATCATTGGCAAACCCGAATCT TATGTGATGATTCTGTTGAATGGGGGAGTGCCCATCGCATTTGCAGGCACAGAAGAGCCAGCCGCATATGGAGAATTAATCTCTATTGGTGGCCTTGGACCAAGTGTTAATGGAAAATTGAGTTCAACCATTGCAGAGATTCTTCAAACTAAGCTATCTATAGACAGCTCCCgcttttatatcaaattttatGATGTTGAG